In Stieleria varia, one genomic interval encodes:
- a CDS encoding transposase — MQNKDWIADIQGTPPEYRGQSENQHVFGYLAKYVAGVAIGDGRLIRVNDDELVFDAKDYRDMSRVEVSMPPKEFCYAFSRHILPHGMPRTRYAGCFAPNVRKKYLELCRTLWKQSHPESDDPLEAESQSPLEESTTKEPHDYRCKKCNGLVDPAGQLEGSLTVSLLAVAHWVVKWQQTQAASTQVVPHWRRALAEVLAQRCTLPSKNTFINGIRSGLIQPDAHWLSLFEQAIELVSEEVEWPEATARPP; from the coding sequence GTGCAAAACAAAGACTGGATCGCCGACATCCAGGGGACACCGCCTGAGTATCGTGGGCAGAGTGAGAACCAACACGTCTTCGGCTACTTGGCCAAGTACGTGGCGGGGGTGGCGATTGGTGACGGACGCTTGATTCGTGTCAACGATGATGAGTTGGTGTTCGACGCGAAGGACTATCGCGACATGTCGCGTGTGGAAGTATCGATGCCGCCAAAAGAGTTCTGCTACGCGTTCTCGCGGCACATTCTGCCGCATGGAATGCCACGCACCCGCTACGCAGGCTGCTTCGCCCCCAACGTACGTAAAAAGTACCTGGAGTTGTGCCGCACGCTGTGGAAGCAATCGCATCCCGAGTCGGACGACCCTTTGGAAGCGGAATCGCAATCGCCTTTGGAAGAATCAACAACCAAAGAACCTCACGACTATCGCTGCAAGAAGTGCAACGGCTTGGTCGACCCGGCCGGCCAGTTGGAAGGATCACTAACGGTCTCGCTGTTGGCGGTCGCCCACTGGGTGGTGAAATGGCAGCAGACGCAAGCCGCATCGACTCAGGTTGTTCCCCATTGGCGACGGGCACTGGCCGAAGTGCTTGCGCAGCGTTGCACGCTGCCGAGCAAGAACACGTTTATCAATGGCATCCGCTCTGGACTGATTCAGCCTGATGCTCATTGGTTGAGCTTGTTCGAGCAGGCGATCGAATTGGTGAGCGAAGAAGTGGAGTGGCCCGAAGCAACCGCGAGACCACCGTGA
- the xerC gene encoding site-specific tyrosine recombinase XerC, with protein sequence MSKSKPARFKSFGDTTDPRGFYRLLVEHTEWLRMRNYSEATIKKRITYVRQFAQWCHDRDLSYPTHITKPILESYQRHLFRYRKANGQPLSWGSQHLALKEIRSYFAWLAKLNHIAFSPAAELDLPRQPKTLPKAILTVDEVEQVLAQPDVTTPIGLRDRAILETFYSTGIRRFELCSLRLDEIQVERRALFIDQGKGKKDRYIPIGTRALLWIARYVDGVRDQFATPASDNTLFLTIHGTPIEADTLTEYGRRYIQAAGIDKPGACHVYRHSMATAMHENGADLTLIQQILGHAKSDTTQIYARTSIRKLLDIHDKTHPAEQEEK encoded by the coding sequence ATGTCCAAATCCAAACCCGCCCGTTTCAAATCGTTCGGCGACACGACCGACCCGAGAGGCTTCTATCGCCTGCTGGTCGAGCACACCGAATGGCTTCGCATGCGCAACTACAGCGAAGCGACGATCAAAAAGCGAATCACCTACGTCCGCCAATTCGCCCAGTGGTGTCACGACCGCGACTTATCCTATCCAACACACATCACCAAACCGATTTTAGAAAGTTACCAACGTCACCTGTTCCGCTACCGCAAAGCCAACGGGCAACCGTTGAGCTGGGGCTCACAACACCTGGCACTCAAAGAAATTCGCTCGTACTTCGCCTGGCTCGCCAAACTCAACCACATCGCCTTCAGTCCCGCGGCCGAACTCGATCTGCCCCGGCAACCCAAAACGCTGCCCAAAGCGATCCTCACGGTCGACGAAGTCGAACAAGTGCTTGCACAGCCCGACGTAACGACGCCCATCGGTCTACGCGACCGCGCCATCCTGGAAACGTTCTACTCCACCGGCATCCGCCGCTTCGAACTCTGTTCGCTGCGTCTGGACGAGATCCAAGTCGAACGCCGTGCGTTGTTCATCGATCAGGGCAAAGGGAAAAAGGACCGCTACATCCCGATCGGTACACGGGCGTTGCTCTGGATCGCCCGCTACGTGGACGGAGTCCGCGACCAGTTCGCAACCCCCGCGAGCGACAACACGCTCTTCCTGACGATCCACGGCACGCCGATCGAAGCCGATACGTTGACCGAGTACGGTCGCCGCTACATCCAAGCCGCCGGGATCGACAAACCGGGCGCCTGTCACGTCTACCGACACAGCATGGCAACCGCGATGCACGAGAACGGAGCGGACCTGACGCTGATCCAGCAAATCTTGGGTCACGCCAAGAGCGACACGACGCAGATCTACGCCAGAACGTCGATCCGCAAGCTACTCGACATCCACGACAAAACGCACCCGGCGGAGCAAGAAGAAAAGTAA
- a CDS encoding DNA primase translates to MNDHELHAAIHDDPIAFIADYYASRLSDNPKVLEHLQANALHCDDLHIGFSDRTFGKLLPPHRSKAGRDLREMLQSVGVLKSTGHETFRGFVTVPLTDTAGKITGIHGRRVDRSQGDEMAITIGTGIFNAAALTTFDELILCGCILDAWTFCAAGHRNAVVAEQLNDEHFKGIKRLLIASPDIDREHFPDLEILQIAFPGHDSANTYAKAHLNETDPLASRIRAASWVTGKPTQHAVVQQPVASPAPNPVDDLDIAQTDNEITIRIEHRRYRVRGLQRNTTPGTMKINLMVFNDRNDQFHVDTLDLCHARSRRVFLKECGEEIAIDENTLRGDIGRILLKLDQLQADAGTKSNEPPPYEMTDTERSEAMDLLQSPKLLDRILDDFETCGIVGERIGKLTGYLAATSRLLPKPLGVVIQSSSAAGKTSLLDAILAFMPDEAVFACSAMTSKSLYYAGNLDLRHKILSIAEEEGVRDASYALKLLQSEGKLSIVTTAKESGTGRTAVERYNVEGPVAMLMTTTASDVDPELLNRCFVLSVDEAPEQTAAIQQRQREAETIDAIIERRTLDRIYTLHQNAQRLLRPIEISNPYAEQLTFTAGLTRNRRDQAKYLTLIRAITFVHQHQREIKTKDHDGKEAPYIEVTKQDIAIANLIANLIANSVLGSSIDELPQQTRKLLLQLYRYVRRTADTNETHDSEVRFTRRELREHLGWGATQLRTHLERLCRWEYVVPHSSGSRGKLAQYELLFDGQGYEGQPTLCGLADPAKLTDSTTK, encoded by the coding sequence ATGAACGATCACGAACTCCACGCCGCGATCCACGACGACCCGATCGCATTCATCGCCGACTACTACGCGTCACGATTATCGGACAACCCGAAAGTCCTTGAGCACCTGCAAGCCAACGCGTTGCACTGCGACGATCTCCACATCGGCTTCAGCGATCGCACGTTCGGCAAGCTCCTGCCGCCCCATCGCTCCAAAGCGGGACGCGATCTTCGCGAGATGCTGCAAAGCGTCGGCGTCCTTAAATCCACCGGCCATGAAACCTTTCGCGGGTTCGTCACGGTGCCACTGACCGACACTGCTGGCAAGATCACCGGCATCCACGGTCGTCGCGTCGATCGTAGCCAAGGAGACGAGATGGCGATCACGATCGGCACGGGAATCTTCAACGCTGCGGCACTGACAACGTTCGATGAACTGATCCTGTGCGGCTGCATCCTCGACGCCTGGACGTTCTGTGCCGCCGGTCACCGCAACGCTGTCGTTGCGGAGCAGCTCAACGACGAGCATTTCAAAGGGATCAAGCGACTCCTGATCGCGTCGCCCGACATCGACCGGGAACACTTCCCCGATCTGGAAATCCTACAAATCGCCTTCCCCGGTCACGACAGTGCCAACACGTACGCCAAAGCCCACCTCAATGAAACCGATCCACTGGCATCACGCATCCGCGCGGCCTCCTGGGTCACCGGCAAGCCGACGCAGCACGCAGTGGTCCAGCAACCCGTTGCATCACCGGCACCAAATCCGGTTGACGATCTGGACATCGCCCAAACCGACAACGAGATCACCATCCGCATCGAGCACCGGCGCTACCGTGTCCGCGGCTTGCAGCGCAACACAACGCCCGGCACGATGAAGATCAACTTGATGGTATTCAATGACCGCAACGATCAGTTCCACGTCGACACGCTGGACTTGTGCCACGCGCGTTCCCGTCGCGTGTTCTTGAAAGAATGCGGCGAAGAGATCGCGATCGACGAGAACACGTTGCGCGGTGACATCGGCCGCATCCTGCTGAAGCTTGATCAACTCCAAGCTGACGCCGGAACGAAGTCCAACGAGCCTCCGCCGTACGAAATGACCGACACAGAGCGAAGCGAGGCGATGGACCTGCTGCAGTCGCCCAAGTTGCTCGATCGCATCTTGGACGATTTCGAAACCTGCGGCATCGTCGGCGAGCGGATCGGGAAACTCACCGGCTACCTCGCGGCCACCAGCCGACTGCTACCCAAGCCGCTCGGTGTCGTCATCCAGTCCTCCTCCGCGGCCGGCAAGACCTCGCTGCTGGATGCCATCCTCGCCTTCATGCCTGACGAAGCCGTGTTCGCTTGCTCGGCGATGACCAGCAAGAGTCTTTACTACGCGGGCAACCTCGACCTACGCCACAAGATCCTGTCCATCGCCGAAGAAGAAGGCGTGCGTGACGCCAGCTACGCTTTGAAACTCCTGCAAAGCGAAGGCAAACTGTCGATCGTCACCACGGCCAAAGAATCCGGCACGGGACGCACGGCAGTGGAACGCTACAATGTCGAAGGACCCGTGGCGATGTTGATGACCACCACGGCCAGCGACGTTGACCCTGAACTGTTGAATCGCTGCTTCGTGCTTTCGGTGGACGAAGCGCCCGAACAAACCGCTGCGATCCAGCAACGTCAACGCGAGGCGGAAACGATCGACGCAATCATCGAACGTCGCACGCTCGATCGCATCTATACGCTTCATCAGAACGCACAGCGACTCCTGCGTCCGATCGAGATCTCCAACCCCTACGCCGAACAGCTCACCTTCACAGCCGGTCTAACTCGCAACCGGAGAGATCAAGCAAAATACCTCACGTTGATTCGCGCGATCACTTTCGTGCATCAGCACCAGCGAGAGATCAAGACCAAGGATCACGACGGCAAGGAAGCCCCGTACATCGAAGTCACCAAGCAAGACATCGCGATCGCCAACCTGATCGCCAACCTGATCGCCAACTCGGTGCTGGGCAGCAGTATCGACGAGCTGCCTCAACAGACCCGCAAGCTGTTGCTGCAACTGTACCGCTACGTGCGACGAACAGCAGACACGAACGAGACTCACGATAGTGAAGTGCGATTCACTCGCCGGGAGCTACGTGAGCACCTCGGCTGGGGAGCGACTCAACTGCGCACCCACCTGGAGCGGCTGTGTCGTTGGGAATACGTGGTACCGCACAGCTCGGGCTCTCGTGGCAAGCTGGCTCAGTACGAACTGCTCTTCGACGGCCAAGGATACGAGGGCCAGCCGACCCTCTGCGGCTTGGCCGATCCCGCAAAGTTGACTGACAGTACGACGAAGTAG
- a CDS encoding IS91 family transposase encodes MIAFDRKAANRQRETAARRLSIAKVIAEYGGDVDYRDGLPRRAGDRTAKVMSLIPKCRTGALGGCTWQCRDCDSSQLVLKSCGDRHCPTCSATSRYRWHEQLLSWAIGCDYLHQVVTVPHELNDLIAANPDQLLRLLASASREANLNLFRDRYRCMPGLVQVIHTWGQRLNHHFHVHTVLTGGGLSVNEKGKVDASSAQWVDVDLDDAETRTEELAAGFKTLFLKGLRGQWEKGELRLPINLADESALQSVLATVQNKDWIADIQGTPPEYRGQSENQHVFGYLAKYVAGVAIGDGRLIRVNDDEVVFDAKDYRDQSRVEVSMPPKEFCYQFSRHILPHGMPRTRYAGCFAPNVRKKYLELCRKLWKQSHPESEDPMELDSQSPLEESTTKEPHDYRCKKCNGLVDPAGQLEGSLTVSLLAVAHWVVKWQQTQAASTQVVPHWRRALAEVLAQRCTMPSKNTFINGIRSGLIRPDAHWLSLIEQAIELVSEEVEWPEATARPP; translated from the coding sequence TTGATCGCGTTTGATCGAAAGGCAGCGAATCGACAACGTGAGACTGCAGCAAGACGGCTGTCCATCGCGAAAGTCATCGCTGAATACGGTGGCGACGTCGACTACCGCGATGGCCTGCCGAGGCGTGCCGGTGACCGTACCGCCAAAGTGATGAGCCTGATCCCCAAGTGCCGCACCGGTGCCCTGGGTGGATGCACGTGGCAGTGCCGTGATTGTGACTCAAGCCAATTGGTCCTCAAATCCTGTGGCGATCGACACTGTCCGACCTGCTCGGCGACCAGTCGCTATCGCTGGCACGAACAACTGCTCTCCTGGGCGATCGGTTGCGACTACTTGCACCAAGTCGTCACCGTGCCGCATGAACTCAACGATCTGATCGCCGCCAACCCGGATCAACTGTTGCGGTTACTGGCAAGCGCGTCCCGCGAAGCGAACTTGAATCTGTTTCGTGATCGCTACCGCTGCATGCCCGGTCTGGTGCAAGTCATCCATACGTGGGGACAACGACTGAATCATCACTTTCATGTCCACACCGTGTTGACCGGCGGCGGCCTGTCCGTCAATGAAAAAGGCAAGGTCGATGCATCCTCCGCCCAGTGGGTCGATGTCGACTTGGACGACGCGGAGACTCGCACCGAAGAGCTGGCAGCGGGTTTCAAAACGCTGTTCTTAAAAGGGCTGCGAGGGCAATGGGAAAAAGGAGAATTGCGATTGCCGATAAACCTGGCGGACGAATCGGCTTTGCAGTCCGTTTTGGCAACCGTGCAAAACAAAGACTGGATCGCCGACATCCAAGGGACACCGCCCGAGTATCGTGGGCAGAGCGAGAATCAACACGTCTTCGGATACTTGGCCAAGTACGTGGCGGGGGTGGCGATTGGTGACGGACGTTTGATTCGTGTCAACGATGATGAAGTGGTGTTCGACGCGAAAGACTATCGCGATCAGTCGCGTGTGGAAGTATCGATGCCGCCAAAAGAGTTCTGTTATCAGTTCTCCAGACACATTCTGCCACATGGAATGCCACGCACTCGCTACGCAGGCTGCTTCGCCCCCAACGTGCGTAAAAAGTATCTGGAGTTGTGCCGCAAGTTGTGGAAACAATCGCATCCCGAATCCGAAGACCCGATGGAGTTGGATTCGCAATCGCCTTTGGAAGAATCAACAACCAAGGAACCTCACGACTATCGCTGCAAGAAGTGCAACGGCTTGGTCGACCCGGCCGGCCAGTTGGAAGGATCACTAACGGTCTCGCTGTTGGCGGTCGCGCACTGGGTGGTGAAATGGCAGCAGACGCAAGCCGCATCGACTCAGGTCGTTCCCCATTGGCGACGGGCACTCGCCGAAGTGCTTGCGCAGCGTTGCACGATGCCGAGCAAGAACACGTTTATCAATGGCATCCGCTCTGGACTGATACGTCCTGATGCTCATTGGTTGAGCCTGATCGAACAGGCGATCGAATTGGTGAGCGAAGAAGTGGAGTGGCCCGAAGCAACCGCGAGACCACCGTGA